In Luteitalea sp. TBR-22, one genomic interval encodes:
- a CDS encoding DNA polymerase III subunit alpha: protein MPYVELHTASAFSFLDGASLPEALVEQAKVLGYDTLALLDRDGVYGAPRFYQAARKAGLRALVGAELTMQTGNPLRDPARTSLHAPLIWRLPVLVASAEGYRSLCRLVTRMKLAAAKGQGGLTVADLDGQVAGLVAIVGRPMLAADRHGVAGLLDQLVGVFGRGEVHVEVQRHLTRDEEADNRILVSAAEAYRVPLLATNGVRFATPEARPLYDVLTCIRHGTTLEHAGRRLAANAERYLKSPKQMAALFRDLPQAVANTRALADRLDFTLANLGYRFPDYPVPDGETQISFLRRITEAGAHWRYRPLTEKARRQIARELDLIEKLDLAGYFLIVWDLVNYCRQQDILAQGRGSAANSAVCYSLGITAVDPVGMELLFERFLSEERGEWPDIDLDLPSGDRREQAIQYLYTRYGERGAAMTANVITYRGRSAAREVGKVLGCPPEMIDTLARVMSPFEWKDPQDTLARHLRELGVDPDLPQIRQFGDLWMQMQDIPRHLGQHSGGMVLCQGRLDDVVPLEPASMPGRVVVQWDKEDCADMGIVKVDLLGLGMLAVLQEAITIVNTTAAEQARAERGGDLESDPPPAIDLAHLPPDDPVVYQMLQEADTVGLFQVESRAQMATLPRLKPRCFYDLVVEVAIIRPGPIVGQMVHPYLARRRGDEPVVYAHPSLEPILKRTLGVPLFQEQLLRMAMVVAGFSGGEAEELRRAMGFKRSEARMRQIEGRLRSGMAERGITGETAETILKSISSFALYGFPESHAASFALIVYASAWLKAYYPAAFYTALLNNQPLGFYHPATLIKDAQRHGVRFLPVDVQHSHWDCRITDEGAVRLGFLMVQGLREEVGRKIADGSGNGSRLMAQGSESGSRLRAQGSEGMLNHANGGLGDSRLGDSRLPTPDSRPVICPKCGADDPSMFERDVHREGCRIYCSVCAHDWEDEASRAPGTGRRAPGRTADVSAEAQGAKVDRRLVPPKPTGEGGLPTAVPLRWSSLDALVAATGIRRDELNTLASLGALNSFGTDRRGALWEAERVVRPTGDLFAMLDEEAAPVSVGRDTAQGSRLTAQKEGGPMVSTEGSATPDSRLPTPDLSRRSLDDDREAKADAVPTADLSAEAVAKADGRMPKADGELTADLSAEARRAKVDRPLPTADADGNRAKAQGPGPKADVSRRSHSDSEQAKAEGGSPLPPMTPMERIVADYQGSGVTIGPHPMTLRRADLRLRGVLRSDELARTRGGRRVRVAGAVITRQRPGTAKGMVFLTLEDEAGLANIIVRPDVFERQRALVMRAPFLVVEGVLQQLEGVTSVRAERVMAFGGDQVRTPSHDFR from the coding sequence GTGCCCTACGTCGAACTCCACACCGCCTCGGCCTTCTCGTTCCTCGACGGCGCCTCGTTGCCCGAAGCGCTGGTCGAGCAGGCGAAGGTGCTCGGCTACGACACGCTCGCGCTGCTCGATCGCGACGGCGTGTACGGGGCGCCGCGGTTCTACCAGGCGGCGCGCAAGGCGGGGCTGCGGGCGCTCGTCGGGGCGGAGCTCACGATGCAGACGGGCAACCCGCTGCGCGACCCGGCACGCACGTCCCTGCACGCGCCGCTCATCTGGCGGCTGCCCGTGCTCGTGGCGTCGGCCGAGGGGTATCGATCGCTCTGTCGGCTGGTCACGCGGATGAAGCTCGCGGCCGCGAAGGGGCAGGGCGGACTCACGGTGGCCGATCTCGACGGGCAGGTCGCCGGGCTCGTCGCGATCGTCGGACGGCCCATGCTGGCTGCCGATCGGCATGGCGTCGCGGGCCTGCTCGATCAGCTCGTCGGGGTGTTCGGGCGTGGGGAGGTGCACGTCGAGGTGCAGCGGCACCTCACGCGCGACGAGGAGGCCGACAATCGTATCCTCGTGTCTGCGGCCGAGGCGTATCGCGTGCCGCTCCTGGCCACCAACGGCGTGCGCTTCGCCACGCCCGAGGCGCGGCCGCTCTACGACGTGCTCACGTGCATCCGCCACGGCACGACGCTCGAGCACGCCGGGCGTCGGCTGGCCGCCAACGCGGAGCGGTACCTCAAGTCGCCGAAGCAGATGGCGGCGCTCTTCCGCGACCTGCCGCAGGCGGTGGCCAACACGCGCGCGCTGGCAGATCGGCTCGACTTCACGCTGGCCAATCTCGGGTACCGCTTTCCGGACTATCCGGTGCCCGACGGTGAGACGCAGATCTCGTTCCTGCGGCGCATCACCGAGGCCGGCGCGCACTGGCGCTACCGACCGCTCACCGAGAAGGCACGACGGCAGATCGCGCGCGAGCTCGACCTGATCGAGAAGCTCGATCTCGCCGGCTACTTCCTGATCGTGTGGGACCTGGTCAACTACTGCCGGCAGCAGGACATCCTCGCGCAGGGGCGCGGCTCGGCGGCCAACAGCGCTGTCTGCTACAGCCTCGGGATCACCGCCGTCGATCCGGTCGGCATGGAGCTGCTGTTCGAGCGCTTCCTCTCGGAGGAGCGTGGCGAGTGGCCCGACATCGACCTCGACCTGCCGAGCGGCGATCGGCGCGAGCAGGCGATCCAGTACCTCTACACGCGCTACGGCGAGCGTGGCGCGGCGATGACCGCCAACGTGATCACCTATCGCGGCCGCAGCGCGGCGCGTGAAGTGGGGAAGGTGCTCGGCTGCCCGCCCGAGATGATCGACACGCTCGCCAGGGTGATGAGTCCCTTCGAGTGGAAGGACCCGCAGGACACGCTGGCGCGCCACCTGCGCGAACTCGGCGTCGATCCCGACCTGCCGCAGATCCGCCAGTTCGGTGACCTCTGGATGCAGATGCAGGACATCCCGCGGCATCTCGGGCAGCACTCGGGCGGCATGGTGCTGTGCCAGGGGCGGCTGGACGATGTGGTGCCGCTCGAGCCGGCGAGCATGCCGGGGCGCGTGGTGGTGCAGTGGGACAAGGAGGACTGCGCCGACATGGGGATCGTCAAGGTCGATCTCCTCGGCCTCGGCATGCTGGCGGTGCTGCAGGAGGCGATCACGATCGTCAACACGACGGCGGCCGAGCAGGCGCGCGCCGAACGTGGCGGCGACCTCGAATCCGATCCACCGCCGGCCATCGACCTCGCGCACCTGCCGCCCGACGACCCGGTCGTCTACCAGATGCTGCAGGAGGCCGACACGGTGGGGCTGTTCCAGGTCGAGTCGCGCGCCCAGATGGCGACGCTACCGCGCCTCAAGCCCCGCTGCTTCTACGATCTCGTCGTCGAGGTGGCGATCATCCGTCCGGGGCCGATCGTCGGCCAGATGGTGCACCCGTATCTTGCGCGTCGGCGTGGTGACGAGCCGGTCGTGTACGCGCATCCGTCGCTCGAGCCGATCCTGAAGCGCACGCTGGGTGTGCCGCTGTTCCAGGAGCAGCTGCTGCGGATGGCGATGGTGGTGGCGGGCTTCTCGGGCGGCGAGGCCGAGGAGTTGCGTCGCGCGATGGGCTTCAAGCGGTCGGAAGCGCGAATGCGGCAGATCGAGGGGCGGCTGCGCAGCGGCATGGCCGAGCGCGGCATCACGGGCGAGACGGCCGAGACGATCCTGAAGTCGATTTCGTCGTTCGCGCTCTACGGCTTCCCGGAGTCGCACGCGGCGAGCTTCGCGCTGATCGTGTACGCGAGCGCCTGGCTGAAGGCGTACTACCCGGCGGCGTTCTACACGGCGCTGCTCAACAACCAGCCGCTCGGGTTCTACCACCCGGCGACGCTGATCAAGGACGCGCAGCGCCACGGCGTGCGTTTCCTGCCGGTGGACGTGCAGCACTCGCACTGGGACTGCCGCATCACCGACGAGGGCGCCGTGCGCCTGGGCTTCCTGATGGTGCAGGGGCTGCGCGAAGAGGTGGGAAGGAAGATCGCAGACGGCTCAGGGAACGGCTCGAGGCTCATGGCTCAGGGCTCAGAGAGCGGCTCAAGGCTCAGGGCTCAAGGCTCAGAAGGCATGCTGAATCACGCCAACGGTGGGCTCGGCGACTCCCGACTCGGCGATTCCCGACTCCCGACTCCCGATTCCCGTCCCGTGATCTGCCCCAAATGCGGCGCCGACGACCCCTCGATGTTCGAGCGCGACGTGCATCGCGAGGGCTGTCGGATCTACTGCAGCGTCTGCGCGCACGATTGGGAGGACGAAGCGAGTCGGGCACCGGGCACCGGGCGCCGGGCACCGGGCCGGACTGCCGACGTGTCCGCCGAAGCCCAAGGGGCGAAGGTGGACCGCCGACTCGTCCCGCCGAAGCCGACAGGCGAAGGCGGACTGCCGACTGCCGTCCCCCTGCGCTGGTCCTCCCTCGACGCGCTGGTCGCGGCGACGGGCATCCGGCGCGACGAACTGAACACGCTCGCGAGCCTTGGCGCGCTCAACAGCTTCGGCACCGATCGCCGCGGCGCCTTGTGGGAGGCCGAACGCGTCGTGCGCCCGACCGGCGACCTCTTCGCGATGCTCGACGAGGAGGCAGCCCCGGTGAGTGTGGGCAGAGACACGGCTCAGGGCTCAAGGCTCACGGCTCAGAAAGAGGGCGGGCCCATGGTGTCGACGGAGGGCTCGGCGACTCCCGACTCCCGTCTCCCGACTCCCGACTTGTCCCGCCGAAGCCTCGACGATGATCGGGAGGCGAAGGCGGACGCTGTTCCGACGGCCGACCTGTCCGCCGAAGCCGTGGCGAAGGCGGACGGCCGAATGCCGAAGGCCGACGGTGAACTGACTGCCGACCTGTCCGCCGAAGCCCGGAGGGCGAAGGTGGACCGCCCACTGCCGACTGCCGACGCCGATGGCAATCGTGCGAAGGCCCAAGGCCCAGGGCCCAAGGCCGACGTGTCCCGCCGAAGCCACAGCGACAGTGAGCAGGCGAAGGCGGAAGGCGGAAGCCCGCTCCCCCCCATGACTCCCATGGAGCGCATCGTCGCCGACTACCAGGGCAGCGGCGTGACGATCGGGCCGCATCCGATGACGCTGCGGCGCGCCGACCTGCGGTTGCGCGGCGTGCTGCGGTCCGACGAACTCGCGCGCACGCGCGGTGGGCGTCGCGTGCGCGTCGCCGGCGCGGTGATCACGCGCCAGCGCCCGGGCACGGCCAAGGGGATGGTGTTCCTCACTCTCGAGGACGAGGCGGGCCTGGCCAACATCATCGTGCGGCCCGACGTCTTCGAGCGCCAGCGCGCGCTCGTCATGCGCGCGCCCTTCCTGGTCGTCGAGGGCGTGCTGCAGCAACTCGAGGGCGTCACTTCGGTGCGCGCCGAGCGGGTGATGGCTTTCGGCGGCGACCAGGTGCGCACGCCGTCGCACGACTTCAGGTAG
- the pdxA gene encoding 4-hydroxythreonine-4-phosphate dehydrogenase PdxA, whose protein sequence is MPPSRPLLAITMGDPAGVGPEVAIKTLARHEIHERCRPIVVGDVRILERAASIVVPGAAPRYEVVRSPGDARFLDGHITVLDLANAPPDDCPVGQVSAASGRASVEYVFAACDLALQHRVDAIVTGPINKAAMNLGGHAYAGHTELLADRTKADKVSMLLVGPKLRVVHVSTHVALEEAIGRVTRQRVGEVIDLAAQACRALGIDAPRIAVAGLNPHAGEGGLFGSQEAREIVPAIEEARARGLNVSDPQPPDTVFLRAVRGAYDIVVAMYHDQGHIPMKLLAFDEGVNVSLGLPIIRTSVDHGTAFDIAGTGQARDESLIAAIDVALQMVRARAAAASRA, encoded by the coding sequence ATGCCTCCCTCCCGGCCGCTGCTGGCGATCACCATGGGCGACCCGGCCGGCGTTGGTCCGGAGGTCGCCATCAAGACGCTGGCGCGACACGAGATCCACGAGCGATGCCGGCCGATCGTCGTCGGCGACGTGCGCATCCTGGAGCGCGCAGCGAGCATCGTCGTTCCGGGAGCGGCGCCGCGCTACGAGGTCGTGCGGTCACCGGGTGACGCCCGCTTCCTCGACGGCCACATCACGGTGCTCGACCTCGCCAACGCGCCGCCCGACGACTGTCCCGTCGGCCAGGTGAGCGCCGCGAGCGGCCGCGCGTCGGTCGAGTACGTCTTTGCCGCCTGCGACCTGGCGTTGCAGCACCGGGTCGACGCCATCGTCACCGGCCCCATCAACAAGGCCGCGATGAACCTCGGTGGACATGCCTACGCGGGCCACACGGAGTTGCTGGCTGACCGCACGAAGGCCGACAAGGTCAGCATGCTGCTCGTGGGACCGAAGCTGCGCGTCGTGCACGTGAGCACGCACGTCGCGCTCGAGGAGGCGATCGGGCGGGTCACGCGGCAGCGCGTCGGGGAGGTGATCGACCTGGCCGCGCAGGCGTGCCGCGCGCTCGGCATCGACGCGCCGCGCATCGCCGTCGCCGGCCTCAACCCGCATGCGGGAGAGGGCGGCCTGTTCGGCAGCCAGGAGGCACGGGAGATCGTGCCGGCCATCGAGGAGGCGCGTGCACGGGGATTGAACGTGTCCGACCCCCAGCCTCCCGACACCGTGTTCCTGCGCGCCGTCCGTGGCGCCTACGACATCGTCGTCGCGATGTACCACGACCAGGGGCACATCCCGATGAAGCTGCTGGCCTTCGACGAGGGCGTCAACGTGAGCCTCGGCCTGCCCATCATCCGCACGTCGGTGGACCACGGAACGGCGTTCGACATCGCCGGCACCGGCCAGGCACGCGACGAGAGTCTGATCGCAGCCATCGACGTGGCGCTGCAGATGGTGCGGGCGCGCGCCGCCGCAGCTTCCCGCGCGTGA
- a CDS encoding four-carbon acid sugar kinase family protein, whose amino-acid sequence MTERLAILADDLTGAADTGAAFAAVGLRTVVLLSPDAPIPADADVLVLSSESRASSRADAAEAIRRCAVRIADWRRGDSSVPVYVKVDSTMRGHPGDDLAVVLETLGERRALVAPAFPSQGRTTVHGRQFVHGVPLEDSTFGNEVGTSDLAVLFAPAARGAIASLSRDDLQHGVEHVAGRLAEPSDNRVWLADAEDDDDLARLAAAAFASPLRVLCGSAGLARAIAHIVSQELGAVLLTAPEGPRPRAQGRHPVLVVAGSRHPATAAQVGALQRDGAVVVNPERSLLEDGDASGAASTAASVVDALSAAQVVVLTTSGVPDMPIDGRALAARLASIVASACERGRVAGLVLTGGDTAAAVCAALGARSIWLTGELQPGIAMATLIGGRHPGLPVVTKAGGFGDEAALIQTAALLSGAGLQG is encoded by the coding sequence GTGACCGAGCGGCTGGCGATCCTGGCCGACGACCTCACGGGCGCGGCCGACACGGGCGCGGCCTTCGCGGCCGTGGGCCTGCGCACCGTGGTGCTGCTGTCGCCAGACGCGCCGATTCCCGCAGACGCGGACGTCCTCGTGCTCAGCAGCGAATCGCGAGCCTCGTCGCGCGCAGACGCCGCCGAGGCAATCCGACGCTGCGCGGTCCGCATCGCCGACTGGCGTCGCGGCGACTCATCGGTCCCCGTGTACGTGAAGGTCGACTCGACGATGCGCGGGCATCCAGGGGACGACCTGGCGGTGGTGCTGGAGACGCTGGGCGAGCGGCGCGCTCTCGTCGCGCCCGCCTTCCCGAGCCAGGGCCGGACGACCGTGCACGGCCGTCAATTCGTGCACGGCGTGCCGCTGGAGGACTCGACGTTCGGCAACGAGGTCGGCACCTCCGATCTCGCCGTGCTCTTCGCACCCGCCGCTCGCGGCGCCATCGCCAGCCTGTCGCGCGACGACCTGCAGCACGGCGTCGAGCACGTGGCCGGTCGCCTTGCCGAACCGAGCGACAACCGCGTGTGGCTCGCCGACGCGGAAGACGATGACGACCTCGCACGTCTGGCGGCTGCGGCGTTCGCCTCGCCCCTGCGCGTGCTCTGCGGCTCGGCGGGTCTCGCACGGGCCATCGCCCACATCGTCAGTCAGGAACTGGGCGCTGTGCTCTTGACCGCGCCCGAAGGCCCAAGGCCCCGGGCCCAAGGCCGTCACCCCGTCCTCGTCGTCGCCGGCAGTCGGCACCCGGCGACCGCCGCGCAAGTCGGCGCCCTGCAGCGCGACGGCGCCGTCGTCGTCAATCCCGAACGCTCGCTGCTCGAGGATGGCGACGCGTCGGGCGCTGCATCCACCGCGGCGAGCGTAGTCGACGCGCTTTCGGCCGCTCAGGTCGTCGTGCTCACGACCTCCGGGGTGCCCGACATGCCGATCGATGGCCGCGCCCTGGCGGCGCGGCTCGCGTCGATTGTGGCCAGCGCGTGCGAGCGCGGGCGGGTTGCCGGTCTGGTACTCACCGGTGGCGATACCGCAGCCGCCGTCTGTGCCGCACTCGGAGCGCGAAGCATATGGCTGACCGGGGAACTGCAGCCCGGCATCGCCATGGCCACGCTGATCGGCGGCAGGCATCCCGGCCTGCCTGTCGTCACCAAGGCCGGCGGTTTCGGCGACGAGGCGGCACTCATCCAGACTGCGGCCTTGCTGTCTGGAGCAGGACTCCAGGGCTGA